One Triticum dicoccoides isolate Atlit2015 ecotype Zavitan chromosome 3B, WEW_v2.0, whole genome shotgun sequence genomic window, GTGATCGAAGGAGAAGATAACTATTCAGCCACCTCTATCAATCATTTAAATGTCCGTACCTTAGGTCTAGCATCTTGTAACCTGTCCAGTATCCCTAATGCCATGAGAAATATGCCTCGTATTTCTAATCTTGATATTTCAAGAAATCAAATTCGTGGTGCTATACCTCATTGGGCTTGGGAAACATGGAGCAGCATGCTAATTCTGGACTTATCACATAACAAATTTACAAGTGTAGGATATGAAAACTTCCCGTTGATGTTGTGTTTCTTGATCTCAGTTTTAACTTACTCCAGGGGCCTATACCTGTACCTACACCAGCCGCATCGTCGCTTGATTTCTCAAACAACCGGTTCTCATCCATACCACTTAGCTTTGGTTTTCAACTTAGTCGGATGCGCTATCTCCAGGCCTCTAGAAATAATATCTCTGGCAAAATTCCACCATCGATTTGTGATGcgagtagtctagtgctccttgatctCTCCTACAACAATTTGAGTGGCTCGATCCCATCTTGTTTATTGGAGGATATAAATTCCCTTGCAGTCTTGAACTTTAAAGCAAACCAACTTCGAGGGAAGTTACCACATGATATCATGCAAGGTTGTGCATCCGAGGAAATGGACTTCAGTGACAACCAAATCGAAGGCCAAGTTCCAAGATCTCTACTTGCTTGCAGAGACTTGCAAGTTTTTGACATCGGAAATAACCAGATCACTGATAATTTTCCATGTTGGATGAGCATGCTTCCAAAGCTTCAAGTCCTGGTGCTAAAGTCTAACAAGTTCTTTGGGGAGATGGGGACTCCTGTCCTAGGAAAGGAGAGCAACTGTGAGTTCACAAAGCTGAGAGTTATTGATTTGGCTTCAAACAACTTCTCTGGTACGTTGCAGAGCAAGTGGTTTAGGAGCTTGCAATCAATGGCCAGAAAATCTTCAAATGACGTAGTGTCGATGCAATACCAGCATGTCACTGATGGGACAAGATATCAATTTAATACTGCAATTACATATAAAGGGTCTGAGGTCGTATTTTCCAGGATTTTGGAGACCCTTGTTGTCATTGATGTTTCAAATAATGCATTCCATGGTGTCATTCCCAAGTCAATCGGGGAGCTTCTTCTACTTTGTGGGATAAACATGTCACATAATGCCTTCACTGGACAAATACCAGCTCAGTTTGGTGCTCTACATCAACTAGAGTCACTTGACCTCTCTTCAAATGACCTGTCAGGGGAGATTCCACAGGAGTTAGCATGGCTTGACTTCCTTTCGGTATTGAACTTGTCGTACAACGGGTTGGTTGGGAACATACCAGAATCACCCCATTTTCAGACATTCAATAATCTTTCATTTCTGGGGAATATTGGCCTGTGTGGACTACCATTGTCCAAGGAATGCGAGAAGACCAACCCAAATATGGTCTCACACTCATTGAAGAAGAAATCGGTGGACATTATACTATTCCTCTTTGTTGGACTAGGATTTGGTGTCGGATTTGCAGTTTCAGTTGTTGTGAGTGTGACATGGGGAAGCACAATAGCAAAACATCTTGAGATGGCACTTCCTCGTGGTGTAGTAAAGTATTTGGTATGTAGATTAGTCTGAACCTGAAAAAGGTGTCAGTGTTAGTAAGTGGAGCAGCTATCTTTATTGTTGTCACCAGTGCTATATAACGCAAAGTCTAGTTCTGCCCTACTGTCTAAATGGTTGGAAGTGTGCTTGTATGGATAAAATCATGTAAGTAGTGCACCTTTTGTGCTTGGGTATACCATGTGTTTAAATTGAGTACTTATTTGTAGTTCATATATTTCATGTTTACGTACGTTCTATATGTGCTTGGGTATACCATGTGTTTAAATTACGTTAGCAAATGTTGTCTAGAGGaacctttttttttagaaaaggatgataacccccggcctctgcatctgggcgatgcatacaaccactttattagttattctcacaagaccttacaaagtcatacaacagcaagactaaagccaccgtctaagcaacaactgtcgctacacctatccaatcgaTGAAGGGgcactgatagtctgggcctaataccaaacagacatcgcatccaagcctaaacatctaagacctgaggtcccaaccaggacgcctgccgggtatggagcACCTACCAGTCcgacgcactcctcaaccaggacgcctgccgggtatgaggccgccgcagccacctgccaccaatccatcttcagagttgtactgttgcatctaccttgCACGGTCTAGctaccgtcgacgccaccacgatgccagacagcttcctcctcctacgcgagtccatctccgcgcatcggacgccgAGACTCGACTGCGCCATGCCGCCGAGACCCACCGTCGATGATACTGTTGATGCCACACCGCTCCACCAACATGCCATCTTGCGTCGACTCCGAACTACCAGCAACTCCACCACCCCGAGCACTCCTCggccgacgccttcaagaaggaacatGACACCAAAGTGCCATCGTCGCCCAAACAGAGGAACAGAGGCTTTCGCCTGCACTCATGGCAGAGGTGGGGgcgtatgtgttggaaatatgccctagaggcaataataaaaggattattattatatttccttgttcatgataattgtcttttattcatgctataattgtattatccggaaatcgtaatacacatgtgaataaatagaccacaacatgtccctagtgagcctctagttgactagctcgttaatcaacagatagtcatggtttcctgactatagacattgaatgtcattgataacgagatcacatcattaggagaatgatgtgatggacaagacccaatcctaagcatagcacaagatcgtgtagttcgtttgctagagcttttctaatgtcaagtatcttttccttagaccatgagatcgtgtaactcccggataccgtaggagtgctttgggtgtaccaaacgtcacaacgtaactggatgactataaaggtatactgcgggtatctccgaaagtgtctgttgggttgacacggatcgagactgggacttgtcactccgtatgacggagaggtatctctgggcccactcggtaatgcatcatcataatgagctcaaagtgaccaagtgtctggtcacgggatcatgccttacggtacga contains:
- the LOC119278766 gene encoding receptor-like protein 33, with translation MSSIFKRRQPRLLHVLIHLFLVIQLSSSLAAGTFSNRTTMPVPCRPDQASALLRLKRSFNITVNSTCTLQSWRPGTDCCHWQGVSCGRASGRVTSLHLVLNFKANQLRGKLPHDIMQGCASEEMDFSDNQIEGQVPRSLLACRDLQVFDIGNNQITDNFPCWMSMLPKLQVLVLKSNKFFGEMGTPVLGKESNCEFTKLRVIDLASNNFSGTLQSKWFRSLQSMARKSSNDVVSMQYQHVTDGTRYQFNTAITYKGSEVVFSRILETLVVIDVSNNAFHGVIPKSIGELLLLCGINMSHNAFTGQIPAQFGALHQLESLDLSSNDLSGEIPQELAWLDFLSVLNLSYNGLVGNIPESPHFQTFNNLSFLGNIGLCGLPLSKECEKTNPNMVSHSLKKKSVDIILFLFVGLGFGVGFAVSVVVSVTWGSTIAKHLEMALPRGVVKYLVCRLV